The following proteins come from a genomic window of Gemmatimonadaceae bacterium:
- a CDS encoding DUF2071 domain-containing protein translates to MTSRLDGAGADLASHRKTALTAAWLDLAMLNYRVPPDAVRRCVPAGTELDEHEGAAYVSVVGFRFASTRVLGIRIPGHVDFDEVNLRTYVRHRAPEGWRRGVVFIHELVPRRAIAWTARAWYNEPYRTLPMRHTIARRADGWPTAARYEWRRRGRWEGLSVRTSAEPAPIAADSAEAFIAEHYWGYTRQRDGSTIEYRVAHPRWRAAPADDARFDADALALYGVPFDALLAGQPAFAFVADGSPVTVYRPVRLPRTGASA, encoded by the coding sequence GTGACGTCGCGGCTCGACGGCGCCGGCGCGGATCTCGCGTCACACCGGAAGACGGCGCTCACCGCGGCATGGCTCGACCTCGCCATGCTCAACTACCGCGTGCCGCCCGACGCGGTGCGCCGCTGCGTGCCGGCCGGCACCGAGCTCGATGAGCACGAGGGCGCCGCGTACGTCAGCGTGGTCGGGTTTCGCTTTGCGTCGACCCGGGTGTTGGGCATCCGCATCCCGGGCCACGTCGATTTCGATGAAGTGAATCTGCGCACGTACGTTAGGCACCGGGCGCCGGAGGGATGGCGGCGGGGCGTCGTGTTCATCCACGAGCTGGTGCCGCGCCGGGCCATCGCATGGACGGCGCGAGCGTGGTACAACGAGCCGTATCGCACACTGCCGATGCGCCACACCATCGCCCGGCGCGCGGACGGCTGGCCGACCGCCGCGCGGTACGAGTGGCGGCGGCGCGGACGGTGGGAAGGCCTTTCAGTGCGAACGAGCGCCGAGCCGGCACCGATCGCGGCGGATTCGGCGGAAGCATTCATCGCCGAGCATTACTGGGGGTACACGCGGCAGCGAGACGGTTCGACCATCGAATATCGCGTGGCGCATCCGCGCTGGCGCGCGGCGCCGGCGGATGATGCGCGCTTCGATGCGGACGCCCTCGCGCTCTACGGTGTTCCTTTCGACGCGCTGCTCGCCGGCCAGCCGGCGTTTGCGTTCGTAGCCGACGGATCGCCGGTCACGGTATATCGCCCGGTGCGGCTCCCGCGCACCGGCGCATCTGCCTAA
- a CDS encoding methylated-DNA--[protein]-cysteine S-methyltransferase, which produces MDSILPSGSDSGVAFFATAIGQCGIAWTGMAVTGVQLPERTPAATRARLSKRFPAAAESAPPGFVRSAIDDIITLLDGGRTDLSGVPLDMRRVPDFNRRVYEIARTVAPGSTITYGELAARLGDPGAAREVGKALGENPFPIVVPCHRVLAAGGRTGGFSGGSGVPTKLRMLAIERSPGPLFEQPAAP; this is translated from the coding sequence ATGGACTCGATTCTTCCGAGCGGGAGCGATTCGGGCGTCGCGTTCTTCGCCACCGCCATTGGCCAATGCGGTATCGCCTGGACTGGCATGGCCGTGACAGGCGTGCAATTGCCTGAACGGACGCCTGCCGCGACGCGCGCACGCCTGTCCAAGCGGTTTCCCGCCGCGGCCGAGTCCGCTCCGCCCGGATTCGTGCGCTCCGCGATCGACGACATCATCACGCTGCTCGATGGGGGGCGGACCGATCTGTCCGGCGTTCCGTTGGACATGCGCCGTGTGCCGGATTTCAACCGCCGCGTGTACGAGATCGCGCGGACGGTCGCGCCGGGTTCGACCATTACGTACGGCGAACTGGCGGCCCGACTCGGCGACCCCGGCGCGGCGCGCGAGGTGGGCAAGGCGTTAGGCGAAAATCCGTTCCCGATCGTCGTGCCGTGTCACCGCGTGCTCGCGGCCGGAGGCCGGACGGGCGGTTTCTCGGGCGGCAGCGGCGTACCGACCAAGCTGCGGATGCTGGCGATCGAGCGGTCGCCGGGCCCGCTGTTCGAGCAACCCGCCGCGCCATGA
- a CDS encoding serine hydrolase, with the protein MREPVVPVHRNNARTIRRLLPRTARTAAALFALAVVAPAAGAQGPLGGFDAYVAKAVKDWNVPGLAIAVVKDDSVVFAKGYGVRTIGTANRVDTHTLFANASTTKAFTSMAIAMLEDSGTVRLDAPVTTYLPWFQLYDPYVTREVTVRDLLTHRTGLPEADFLWYGTTLDLPEIVRRLRWVKPETSLRTHFTYQNDTYATAGLIQEQVTHESWGQFDAQRIFDPLGMHETYTNPVAASAQANIATPHYLVNDTVRAIPRLAIDGIGPAGGMFSSVSDMAKWMKFLLDSGRVGGRRLVDSASFNEMFRPQMMVGSDQFYPTERLTHPHLTAYGLGWFVEDYRGEYVVFHTGSIDGYVAIVGLIPDRKLGVVVFANIDHTEVRHALMYTVFDRYLGGATHDWSKEMLAMYTDLDRKQHEQERAALATRVLGTKPSLPLERYAGTYTDSLYGTARVRVEHGALVLETVPLLQADLEPWNYDTFMAHYRNRWLGQTLVTFALTQDGNVASIDLGSGEVLARAP; encoded by the coding sequence ATGCGCGAACCGGTCGTCCCAGTCCACCGCAACAATGCCCGCACCATTCGCCGGCTGCTGCCCCGCACCGCACGAACCGCCGCCGCGCTGTTCGCATTGGCGGTCGTCGCGCCGGCCGCCGGAGCACAAGGGCCGCTCGGCGGTTTTGACGCGTACGTGGCCAAGGCGGTGAAGGATTGGAACGTCCCCGGTCTCGCCATCGCGGTCGTGAAAGACGACTCGGTGGTGTTCGCGAAAGGCTACGGCGTACGCACGATAGGCACCGCGAATCGTGTCGACACGCATACGCTGTTCGCCAATGCATCGACGACCAAAGCGTTCACGTCGATGGCGATCGCGATGCTTGAAGACAGCGGAACGGTTCGGCTCGACGCTCCGGTGACCACCTATCTGCCGTGGTTCCAGCTGTACGATCCATACGTCACGCGCGAGGTGACCGTGCGCGATCTGCTCACCCATCGCACCGGTCTCCCGGAGGCAGATTTTCTGTGGTACGGCACGACCCTGGACCTGCCCGAAATCGTTAGGCGGCTGCGCTGGGTGAAGCCGGAAACGAGCCTGCGCACACATTTCACCTACCAGAACGACACCTATGCGACGGCGGGACTGATCCAGGAGCAGGTGACGCACGAGTCATGGGGACAGTTCGACGCGCAGCGGATCTTCGACCCGCTCGGCATGCACGAGACGTACACCAATCCCGTCGCTGCATCAGCCCAGGCGAACATCGCGACGCCGCATTATCTCGTGAACGACACCGTGCGCGCGATTCCGCGCCTCGCGATCGACGGCATCGGGCCCGCCGGCGGCATGTTCTCGAGCGTCAGCGACATGGCCAAGTGGATGAAGTTCTTGCTCGACAGCGGCCGCGTCGGCGGCAGGCGCCTCGTCGACAGCGCGTCGTTCAACGAGATGTTCCGTCCGCAAATGATGGTGGGATCCGATCAGTTCTATCCGACCGAGCGTCTCACGCACCCGCATCTCACGGCATACGGACTCGGCTGGTTCGTCGAGGATTATCGCGGCGAGTACGTCGTGTTCCACACCGGAAGCATCGACGGCTACGTGGCGATCGTCGGGCTCATTCCCGATCGCAAGTTAGGCGTGGTGGTGTTCGCGAACATTGACCATACCGAAGTGCGCCACGCGCTCATGTACACCGTGTTCGACCGATACCTGGGCGGCGCGACGCACGATTGGAGCAAGGAAATGCTGGCGATGTACACGGACCTCGACCGCAAGCAGCACGAGCAGGAGCGGGCGGCGCTCGCGACGCGTGTGTTGGGCACCAAACCGTCGCTGCCGCTCGAACGATACGCCGGCACGTACACCGACAGCCTCTACGGAACGGCGCGCGTGCGCGTGGAGCACGGCGCGCTGGTCCTGGAAACGGTGCCACTGCTCCAAGCGGATCTCGAGCCGTGGAACTACGACACGTTCATGGCGCACTACCGCAATCGTTGGTTGGGCCAGACCCTCGTCACGTTCGCGCTGACACAGGACGGCAACGTCGCGTCGATCGACCTGGGCAGCGGCGAGGTGCTGGCGCGCGCGCCGTAG
- a CDS encoding DUF305 domain-containing protein yields the protein MLASAFIMVIGVSGAAAQAAAPDSSEASAIAEARADSARYPYTDADIKFMSGMIPHHAQAIVMAGWAPTHGASPAVLTLCSRIINSQRDEIHLMQTWLRDRNQPVPQPDSSGTVMMDMNGMRMPMVMPGMLTPEQMKELNAAHGQDFDRLFLQFMIQHHHGAVSMVQDLFATNGAAQDLIVFKLATGINADQTTEIARMQRMLADILFAPSSSSQ from the coding sequence GTGCTCGCTTCGGCGTTCATCATGGTGATCGGTGTCAGCGGCGCAGCTGCGCAGGCAGCCGCGCCGGATTCGAGCGAGGCATCCGCGATTGCCGAAGCGCGAGCCGACAGCGCGCGGTACCCGTATACGGACGCGGACATCAAGTTCATGAGCGGCATGATTCCGCATCATGCGCAGGCGATCGTGATGGCGGGTTGGGCGCCGACGCACGGGGCCAGCCCGGCCGTGCTCACGCTGTGCTCGCGCATCATCAACTCGCAGCGTGACGAGATTCACCTCATGCAGACGTGGCTGCGCGATCGGAATCAACCGGTACCGCAGCCGGATTCGTCGGGCACCGTCATGATGGACATGAACGGCATGCGGATGCCGATGGTGATGCCCGGGATGCTCACGCCGGAGCAGATGAAGGAATTGAACGCGGCGCACGGCCAGGACTTCGACCGGCTGTTTCTGCAGTTCATGATCCAGCACCACCACGGCGCGGTGTCGATGGTTCAGGATCTGTTCGCGACTAACGGGGCGGCGCAGGACCTGATCGTGTTCAAGCTGGCCACGGGCATCAACGCGGATCAGACCACCGAGATCGCGCGGATGCAGCGGATGCTCGCCGATATTCTGTTCGCGCCGAGCTCGTCCTCGCAATGA
- a CDS encoding OsmC family protein: protein MSGETHEYAARLTWEDSGGEGTASYERYGRQYRVRIDGKPDLVGSADAMFRGDAALPNPEDLFLVALSSCHMLSYLALCARSGVRVLAYEDEARATLEFDGKGGGRFVEVMLHPRVTIAADSDAALAWQLHEPAHEMCYVASSCSVPVRHRVTVTTA, encoded by the coding sequence ATGTCGGGGGAAACGCACGAATACGCGGCTCGCCTTACCTGGGAGGACTCGGGCGGGGAGGGCACGGCGTCGTACGAGCGCTACGGCCGGCAGTATCGCGTGCGTATTGACGGGAAGCCCGATCTCGTCGGCTCGGCCGATGCGATGTTTCGCGGCGATGCGGCGTTGCCTAACCCAGAGGACTTGTTTCTCGTCGCGCTCTCCTCGTGCCATATGCTGTCGTACCTGGCGTTGTGCGCACGGTCCGGCGTGCGCGTGCTGGCCTACGAGGATGAGGCCCGCGCGACGCTCGAGTTCGACGGGAAGGGCGGCGGGCGTTTCGTCGAGGTGATGCTGCATCCGCGCGTGACGATCGCGGCCGACTCCGATGCTGCGTTAGCATGGCAGCTGCACGAGCCGGCGCACGAGATGTGCTACGTCGCCAGCTCGTGTTCGGTGCCGGTCCGTCATCGCGTCACGGTCACGACGGCGTAG
- a CDS encoding Ig-like domain-containing protein: MHTNGSWIARGVVAACAALGVAACSSNSPTGGGQQASTVTVTPATSTVVAGDSVSLTATAKDGQGNPITNPSITWTVSDTDAVSVSSAGLVNTLLSSTDTVTATVSGVSGTAVVTVQPPTPIQLNEGGLVGAVTFPNGSTASGGQGDPVDTIPCGTGADAEHYHAHLSLIVNGQQIALPLGVGIKNAVVEGDSLAIAGTCFYWLHSHDRTGIIHIEPSVTGHTFTLGEYFDIWGEPLTSGNVAGNQGAVTVYVDGARYFGDPRAIVLAAHQQITIEVGPRVAPPVFDFPPDY; encoded by the coding sequence ATGCACACGAACGGCAGTTGGATCGCGCGCGGTGTCGTCGCCGCGTGCGCTGCGTTGGGCGTCGCGGCCTGCAGTAGCAACAGTCCGACGGGCGGTGGACAGCAAGCGTCGACCGTGACGGTGACTCCGGCGACATCGACGGTCGTCGCCGGCGACAGCGTGTCGCTCACCGCGACCGCGAAGGACGGGCAAGGCAATCCAATCACAAATCCGTCGATCACGTGGACCGTGAGCGACACCGACGCGGTCAGCGTCTCGTCCGCCGGCCTCGTGAACACGCTGCTGTCGTCGACCGACACGGTCACCGCCACGGTCAGCGGCGTCTCGGGCACGGCGGTGGTCACCGTCCAACCGCCCACGCCGATCCAGCTGAACGAAGGCGGTCTGGTGGGCGCCGTCACCTTTCCCAACGGAAGCACCGCGAGCGGCGGCCAGGGGGATCCGGTGGACACGATCCCGTGCGGCACGGGCGCCGACGCCGAGCACTATCACGCGCACCTGAGCCTGATCGTGAACGGCCAGCAGATCGCGTTGCCGTTAGGCGTAGGCATCAAGAACGCCGTCGTCGAGGGCGACAGCCTGGCGATCGCCGGCACCTGCTTCTACTGGCTGCACTCGCACGACCGGACGGGGATCATCCACATCGAGCCGTCGGTGACGGGCCACACGTTTACGTTAGGCGAGTACTTCGACATCTGGGGCGAGCCGCTCACGTCGGGCAACGTGGCCGGCAATCAAGGCGCCGTGACGGTGTACGTCGATGGCGCTCGCTACTTCGGCGACCCCCGCGCCATCGTGCTCGCGGCGCATCAGCAGATCACGATCGAGGTCGGACCCCGCGTCGCGCCGCCGGTCTTCGACTTCCCGCCGGATTATTGA
- a CDS encoding patatin-like phospholipase family protein, translating to MSNVPARTALVLGGGGLKGFAHIGVIRALEERGIRPSVIAGTSIGALIGAAYAGGMSVSEMTARAVSLRRRDLFRINHVGMLFERMRSPSLYLEEPLRDLCAAVSPPGTFADLETPVLVNTVDVERGTRLVWGLPGLQDVPVVDAVYASCALPGFFPPGYVGTRTCIDGGTIDNLPISIAALGADAVIAVDVGSFEVERPRDIGSQGFAAIYMRAATLMMHALQARPLADWSGPPMLLVRPDVGRHHWFSFTHGGEIVQAGYEAARTALDLAGDALCTGSGVYPRSVVSVHVNRDRCIGCGMCVALAPRVMALDAERKAVVTATPLQWSPADGDFVQHCPTEAITVQTLDGTRRTTRPMSEPTLDTGQTPAVKRR from the coding sequence ATGTCGAACGTGCCCGCCCGCACCGCGCTCGTGTTAGGCGGCGGCGGATTGAAGGGATTCGCCCACATCGGCGTGATCCGCGCCCTCGAGGAGCGCGGCATCCGGCCGAGCGTGATCGCGGGCACGAGCATCGGCGCGCTCATCGGCGCGGCCTACGCCGGGGGCATGAGCGTGAGCGAGATGACGGCGCGCGCAGTGTCGCTCAGACGACGCGACCTGTTCCGCATCAATCATGTGGGCATGCTGTTCGAGCGCATGCGCAGCCCGTCGCTCTATCTCGAAGAACCGTTGCGCGATTTGTGCGCGGCCGTCTCGCCGCCAGGAACGTTCGCCGACCTCGAGACACCGGTGCTCGTGAACACCGTCGACGTGGAGCGCGGCACGCGCCTCGTGTGGGGACTTCCCGGCCTGCAGGACGTTCCGGTCGTGGACGCCGTGTACGCGTCGTGTGCCCTGCCCGGCTTCTTTCCGCCCGGGTACGTCGGCACGCGCACGTGCATCGACGGCGGCACCATCGACAACCTGCCGATTTCCATTGCCGCACTCGGCGCCGACGCGGTGATCGCGGTGGACGTCGGGAGCTTCGAGGTGGAGCGCCCGCGCGACATCGGGTCGCAGGGATTCGCGGCGATTTACATGCGCGCGGCAACCTTGATGATGCACGCGCTCCAGGCGCGTCCGTTAGCCGACTGGAGCGGGCCGCCGATGCTGCTGGTGCGACCCGATGTGGGACGCCATCACTGGTTCAGCTTCACCCACGGCGGCGAGATCGTGCAGGCCGGCTATGAGGCGGCGCGCACCGCGCTGGATCTGGCGGGGGATGCGCTGTGCACCGGCAGCGGCGTCTATCCTCGCAGCGTCGTGTCCGTTCACGTGAACCGCGACCGGTGCATCGGATGCGGGATGTGCGTCGCCCTCGCGCCCCGCGTGATGGCACTGGACGCGGAGCGCAAGGCGGTGGTCACGGCGACACCGCTGCAATGGTCGCCGGCGGATGGCGACTTCGTGCAGCACTGCCCAACGGAAGCGATCACCGTGCAAACGCTCGATGGGACGCGTCGCACGACGCGCCCCATGAGCGAGCCGACGCTCGACACCGGCCAGACGCCGGCGGTCAAGCGGCGCTGA
- a CDS encoding amino acid permease, with the protein MSASRTGGEHTLVRAIGVTGLAATTFNIMIGGGIFVLPAAAAAALGERAPVAYVICAAAMSLVLICFAEAGSRVSLTGGPYAYVSLAFGPFVGFLSGVLLWVMAVFAMSAVMSALAGSAAVLWPALSQPVPRGLLLVAVLLLITTVNVRGVRGGARLVELMAVVKLLPLFAFVLAGALVGHAAAPAPAARMGGDLGGTVAILIFAFAGSESALVPSGEVRDPARTVPRGLAIAMITVMLLYIAVQVVAQRVLGAGALAAASAAPLSAAAARIAGPLGASIIAVAAVLSMFGNVSGMTLATPRALYALGRDGFVPFFSQSLARVHPEFRTPYVAIVVQSTIIGCLAATNGFVALAVLANVSVITLYLVCCAATIQLRRRDVRQAGVPFRMPGGRAVPYVAIAVLAWILWHSPVHQMLVVLAVIVVAACLFVITAPYRRAAPPVPTP; encoded by the coding sequence ATGAGCGCATCCCGGACCGGAGGCGAGCACACGCTCGTCCGCGCGATCGGCGTCACCGGTCTCGCCGCCACGACGTTCAACATCATGATCGGCGGCGGCATCTTCGTGCTGCCGGCCGCGGCCGCTGCTGCGTTGGGTGAACGCGCGCCGGTGGCGTACGTCATCTGCGCCGCGGCGATGAGTCTCGTCCTCATCTGCTTTGCCGAAGCCGGCAGCCGCGTGTCGCTCACCGGTGGGCCTTACGCCTACGTCTCGTTGGCCTTCGGTCCCTTCGTCGGCTTCTTGAGCGGTGTGCTGTTGTGGGTGATGGCGGTGTTCGCGATGTCGGCGGTGATGAGCGCGCTCGCCGGTTCCGCGGCGGTGCTATGGCCGGCGTTGTCGCAACCGGTTCCGCGCGGGCTGCTGCTCGTGGCGGTGCTGCTGCTCATCACCACGGTGAACGTGCGCGGCGTGCGCGGCGGCGCGCGACTGGTGGAGCTCATGGCGGTGGTCAAGCTTCTGCCGCTGTTCGCGTTCGTGCTGGCCGGCGCGCTCGTCGGGCATGCGGCGGCGCCGGCGCCGGCGGCTCGGATGGGAGGCGACCTCGGAGGCACGGTCGCCATTCTCATCTTCGCGTTTGCGGGTTCGGAGAGCGCGCTCGTCCCGAGCGGCGAGGTGCGCGATCCCGCGCGCACGGTGCCGCGAGGCCTGGCCATCGCGATGATCACCGTCATGCTGCTCTACATCGCGGTGCAGGTCGTCGCGCAGCGCGTGCTCGGCGCCGGCGCCCTGGCAGCGGCGAGCGCGGCGCCGTTGTCGGCGGCCGCGGCGCGCATCGCCGGCCCGTTAGGCGCATCCATCATCGCTGTGGCGGCGGTGCTGTCGATGTTCGGCAACGTGAGCGGCATGACGCTCGCCACGCCGCGCGCGCTCTACGCGCTCGGGCGCGATGGCTTCGTGCCGTTCTTCTCCCAGTCGTTAGCCCGCGTCCACCCGGAATTCCGCACGCCGTACGTGGCGATCGTCGTCCAGAGCACCATTATCGGTTGCCTGGCGGCGACGAACGGGTTCGTCGCGCTTGCCGTGCTGGCGAACGTCTCGGTGATCACGCTCTATCTCGTGTGCTGCGCGGCCACGATTCAGCTGCGACGCCGGGATGTACGGCAGGCAGGCGTGCCCTTTCGGATGCCGGGCGGCCGCGCCGTTCCGTACGTCGCCATCGCCGTGCTCGCCTGGATCCTCTGGCACTCGCCGGTACACCAGATGCTCGTCGTGCTGGCGGTGATCGTCGTCGCGGCGTGCCTGTTCGTCATCACTGCCCCGTATCGCCGCGCCGCGCCGCCGGTGCCCACGCCATGA
- a CDS encoding aminotransferase class V-fold PLP-dependent enzyme, with amino-acid sequence MNDSLLAYRAEFPIVDRVTYLVSNSLGAMPRAVPDRLAEYAASWNERGVRAWADRWWSMPLTVGDEIAPLLGAGPGEVAMFPNVTLAQAAVLSALDYTPPRDTIVMTGLDFPSVRYVYDQLAARLGARIVSVPSDDGIAIDVERVLAAIDERTRLVAVSHVLFRSAYILDVEAVCRRAHDAGALVSLDAFHSVGVMPVDVRASGVDFLTGGVLKWLCGGPGGAFLYVSPPVRDTLEPALTGWQAHARPFAFELEMEYGHGAGRWLNGTPVIPALYAALEGPRIVRQAGIEAIRAKSVRQTARLVSLADAHGWRVNAPRDPARRGGTVAFDVPNGYAVAQALLARDILVDYRPEAGIRVAPHFYTDDREIDDAVQAMESILESGAWQRFAGKNSVVT; translated from the coding sequence ATGAATGATTCGCTGCTCGCCTACCGCGCCGAATTCCCGATCGTCGATCGGGTCACGTATCTCGTGTCCAACTCGCTCGGCGCGATGCCTCGCGCGGTGCCGGACCGGCTGGCCGAGTACGCCGCATCGTGGAACGAGCGCGGCGTGCGCGCCTGGGCCGACCGATGGTGGAGCATGCCGCTCACCGTCGGCGACGAGATCGCGCCGTTGTTAGGCGCGGGACCGGGCGAGGTGGCGATGTTCCCGAACGTGACGCTCGCCCAGGCCGCCGTGCTGTCGGCGCTCGACTACACGCCGCCGCGCGACACGATCGTCATGACGGGGCTCGACTTTCCGTCGGTGCGCTACGTGTACGATCAGCTCGCGGCCCGGTTAGGCGCGCGCATCGTGAGCGTGCCCAGCGATGACGGCATCGCCATCGACGTCGAGCGGGTGCTGGCGGCGATCGACGAGCGCACACGCCTGGTGGCCGTGTCACACGTGCTCTTCCGCTCCGCGTACATCCTGGACGTGGAGGCCGTCTGTCGCCGCGCGCACGATGCGGGAGCGCTGGTGTCGCTCGACGCTTTCCACTCCGTTGGCGTGATGCCCGTGGACGTGCGCGCGAGCGGCGTCGATTTTCTCACCGGCGGGGTGCTCAAGTGGCTGTGCGGCGGACCCGGCGGCGCGTTCCTGTATGTGTCGCCGCCCGTACGCGACACGCTCGAGCCGGCGCTCACCGGCTGGCAGGCGCACGCGCGCCCATTCGCGTTCGAGCTCGAGATGGAGTACGGCCACGGTGCGGGCCGGTGGCTCAACGGGACGCCCGTGATTCCGGCGTTGTACGCGGCACTCGAAGGTCCGCGGATCGTGCGTCAGGCGGGCATCGAGGCCATTCGCGCCAAGAGCGTCCGACAGACCGCGCGGCTCGTGTCGCTTGCCGACGCGCACGGATGGCGCGTCAACGCCCCGCGCGACCCGGCGCGGCGCGGCGGTACCGTGGCCTTCGATGTGCCTAACGGATACGCGGTGGCGCAGGCGCTGCTCGCCCGCGACATTCTCGTCGACTATCGTCCCGAGGCCGGCATCCGCGTCGCGCCCCACTTCTATACCGACGACCGCGAGATCGACGACGCGGTGCAGGCAATGGAATCCATCCTCGAGAGCGGCGCCTGGCAGCGGTTCGCCGGCAAGAACTCGGTGGTCACGTAA
- a CDS encoding four helix bundle protein — MKYDDWERGVPVDIRTDPIWSLRVYRAALYVAELASHDARRLVANPVTEGIAGRLVAATASIGAQIAAGYSRMSRNDRVPAYELALGAAREARDWYLRARIELGENAVNSRIATLTAVAKVLVVLIDRSRAAQLH, encoded by the coding sequence GTGAAGTACGATGACTGGGAGCGCGGCGTGCCGGTCGACATCCGCACGGATCCCATCTGGTCGCTGCGCGTCTATCGCGCGGCGCTCTACGTGGCCGAGCTGGCGTCGCATGACGCGCGGCGGCTGGTGGCGAATCCTGTCACGGAAGGAATCGCGGGACGGCTGGTCGCGGCAACGGCGTCCATCGGCGCCCAGATCGCGGCAGGGTACAGCCGCATGTCCAGGAACGATCGCGTGCCTGCGTACGAGCTGGCGCTCGGCGCGGCGCGGGAAGCGCGCGACTGGTACCTGCGCGCGCGCATCGAGCTCGGCGAAAACGCGGTCAATTCGCGCATCGCGACGCTCACGGCAGTGGCGAAAGTGCTGGTGGTGCTCATCGACCGCAGCCGCGCGGCGCAGCTGCACTGA
- a CDS encoding serine hydrolase has protein sequence MADGLALPRWTRGAALAFLLLLPACARGQGAGGQLSPVRADTALLRHTLDSLADAHHGVVGYSIIDLDTGDTLSRRGDETFPTASLIKVPILVTLYDLAAQKKISLDDPLTLLDIDKVPGSGSLQFMHDGATLTVHDAAWLMATESDNTATNLLLDRIIIRRVWAKMESLGLMHTKVHSKTFLRISSVAMDSSAKYGLGVSTPNEMAHLFVLLAQGKAVNPSADSSMLDILEHNEDNTLLQRELDGVRAAHKTGAVDDARTECSLFYLRSRVVACVFTKDNKDQRWILDSEPQLTMAHMGAVIARAFGLRDSASVAGP, from the coding sequence ATGGCTGACGGCCTCGCCTTGCCGCGGTGGACGCGCGGCGCGGCGCTGGCTTTCCTGCTGCTCCTTCCTGCCTGCGCGCGCGGACAGGGCGCCGGTGGACAACTCTCCCCGGTTCGCGCCGACACCGCACTGCTTCGCCACACGCTCGATTCGCTCGCCGACGCACACCACGGTGTCGTCGGCTACAGCATCATCGACCTCGATACCGGAGACACACTCTCGCGCCGCGGCGATGAAACGTTTCCCACCGCGAGCCTGATCAAAGTCCCGATCCTCGTCACGCTCTACGATCTGGCCGCGCAGAAAAAAATCTCGCTCGATGACCCGCTCACGCTGCTCGACATCGACAAGGTGCCGGGGTCGGGATCGCTGCAGTTCATGCACGACGGAGCGACCCTCACCGTGCACGACGCGGCCTGGCTCATGGCCACCGAAAGCGACAACACGGCCACCAACCTCCTGCTCGACCGCATCATCATCCGCCGCGTGTGGGCGAAGATGGAATCGCTCGGCCTGATGCACACGAAGGTGCACTCGAAGACGTTCCTGCGCATCTCCAGCGTGGCCATGGACAGCTCGGCCAAGTACGGGTTGGGCGTGTCCACGCCTAACGAAATGGCGCACCTGTTCGTGCTGCTGGCGCAGGGCAAAGCCGTGAATCCGTCGGCCGACTCGTCGATGCTCGACATTCTCGAGCACAACGAGGACAACACGCTGCTGCAGCGCGAGCTGGATGGCGTGCGCGCGGCGCACAAGACGGGCGCGGTCGATGACGCGCGCACGGAGTGCTCGCTCTTCTATCTCCGGTCGCGCGTGGTCGCTTGCGTGTTCACCAAGGACAACAAGGACCAACGCTGGATTCTCGACAGCGAACCGCAGCTCACGATGGCGCACATGGGCGCTGTGATCGCGCGTGCGTTCGGGCTTCGGGACAGCGCGTCCGTCGCCGGTCCGTAA
- a CDS encoding class D sortase, with protein sequence MRRFFGVFFILAGACLLLAVGYAYGASAIARRHVRASWTAVEANGSLGTPDSDVSHRSFARGEPVGRIDIPSIDLDEVFIEGVGDAQLAIAPGHLPQSALPGEPGNAVISAHRDRQFHALDKLSLGDTIVTETYGGRTTWVIVARRIVERGKPALFATVEPTLTLTTCWPVRYVGPAPDRLIITAKVLERARRGV encoded by the coding sequence ATGCGACGTTTCTTCGGAGTCTTCTTCATCCTCGCCGGCGCGTGCTTGCTGCTCGCCGTGGGTTATGCGTACGGCGCCAGCGCCATCGCGCGCCGCCACGTGCGCGCGTCGTGGACCGCCGTCGAAGCGAACGGCTCGCTGGGCACGCCCGACAGCGACGTTTCTCACCGCAGCTTCGCGCGCGGTGAGCCCGTTGGGCGAATCGATATTCCGTCGATCGACCTCGACGAAGTGTTCATCGAAGGCGTTGGCGACGCGCAGCTCGCGATCGCGCCCGGTCATCTTCCGCAGAGCGCGCTGCCCGGCGAGCCCGGCAACGCGGTAATCTCCGCGCACCGTGACCGGCAGTTTCACGCGCTGGACAAACTGTCGCTCGGCGATACGATCGTCACCGAGACGTACGGTGGACGGACGACGTGGGTCATCGTGGCGCGTCGCATCGTGGAACGCGGCAAGCCCGCGTTGTTCGCGACGGTGGAACCGACGCTGACGCTCACGACGTGTTGGCCGGTGCGTTATGTGGGTCCGGCGCCGGACCGGTTGATCATCACGGCCAAGGTGCTGGAGCGGGCTCGCCGCGGCGTCTGA